One region of Oryza sativa Japonica Group chromosome 5, ASM3414082v1 genomic DNA includes:
- the LOC4339665 gene encoding transcription factor WRKY19-like, protein MVELCGGEGEGQIMLATELAQLRAMARELEAKMDPDRVAARELCRALASSVDRSIRLAASCFPPPEHPPPAAGNAGRDAAFKKRQGMAKVRRQVRVTSVQDTASLDDGLSWRKYGQKDILGAKYPRAYFRCTHRHTQGCNATKQVQRADGDPLLFDVVYLGDHTCGQAAVAAAAQSAPPEHAGQEQQRQSSLLAAGTEGIHQQVVAEPMAAPFLFTSTAAGGVDDGYFSFISPANSDCQFSSDFSAGSVGVDMDHEARFEDLFSSTLEFFQSEIQNL, encoded by the exons atggtggagctctgcggcggcgagggggaggggcaGATCATGCTGGCGACGGAGCTGGCCCAGCTGCGGGCCATGGCGAGGGAGCTGGAGGCGAAGATGGACCCGGACAGGGTGGCCGCGCGGGAGCTCTGCAGGGCGCTGGCGTCGTCCGTCGACCGGTCCATCCGCCTCGCCGCGTCCTGCTTCCCGCCGCCGGAGCacccgccccccgccgccggcaaTGCCGGCAGGGACGCCGCGTTCAAGAAGAGGCAA GGGATGGCCAAGGTGAGGAGGCAGGTGAGGGTGACGTCGGTGCAGGACACGGCGTCGCTGGACGACGGCCTGAGCTGGAGGAAGTACGGCCAGAAGGACATTCTTGGCGCCAAATACCCGAG GGCCTACTTCAGGTGCACTCACCGGCACACGCAGGGATGCAACGCGACCAAGCAGGTGCAGCGCGCCGACGGCGACCCGCTGCTCTTCGACGTCGTCTACCTTGGCGACCACACCTGCGgccaggccgccgtcgccgccgccgcccagagCGCGCCGCCCGAGCATGCCGGCCAGGAGCAGCAGAGGCAGAGCTCGCTGCTCGCTGCGGGAACGGAAGGAATTCATCAGCAGGTAGTGGCAGAGCCTATGGCGGCGCCGTTCTTGTTCAcctcgacggcggccggcggcgtcgacgacggctACTTCTCCTTCATCTCGCCGGCGAACTCCGACTGCCAGTTCAGCAGCGACTTCTCGGCGGGCAGCGTCGGGGTTGACATGGACCACGAGGCTCGTTTCGAAGATCTTTTCTCGAGCACTCTTGAGTTTTTCCAATCGGAGATTCAGAATCTGTAG